The Thermoanaerobacterium thermosaccharolyticum DSM 571 region CTTTTTCATAGCGCTCAATGCAGCAAGGCAATACTACTTTGCCGCAGGATAGCATCATGGTAAGAAGTTGGTGTCCCCAAACTTGTTTCCCTTTTAAATGTGATTGATGGAATCCTGTTGCCTGGATAGTATGTTTAGCCTGTAACGAAGGCTTTGTCTTCTCAGCAATAGTATCATCAAAAATCACAAATATCGGCTTGTTGCTAATTTGGGATAATTCAAATATAATACGAATAACTTCTCGCCTTATAGCTTTCCATGCATACTCTATATTCCAAACACCTTGGCTTAAAAATTTGCCAAAGGTAGTTCTATGGCAATTAGCAAAGCTTAAATTAACTATGTCAGTGACAGTACCACTATAACCCTTTTGAGTGGCAGCAATTATAAATTCTACAATATGGCGAATAACAGGCTTAGAGAAATATAATGCAAAATTTAATTTCATTAAGTACTGGATTATTGATGAATTTTCTGTTATTCTTTTATTATGAGACATTTGCTCCACTCCTATGATTAATATTGTTATAGGGTAACAATATATTAATACCATAGAAGCGAGCATTTGTCTCTATTTTTTATTAAATTTTTTCATGTAAGTTTATTATGTAAATTTGTGCCAGTGAATTTTCTCATCTATAGTATATTATAACATATATAAACACATTTTTATGCTATATACGCTAAAAGGATAAGCGCAATGCTTATCCTTTTGCCGTATTTAAACCCCTTATCCCCATTTAAAAATTAAAAAACCGCAGTATAAAGATACTACGGCCGGTTGCACCACTATCTCCGCATAACCCAGGTGCCCAAATACAGGTTATACTTCATAGAATCCTATTTTATCTATTTTTATTTTATATTCGACATAAAATATAATTTTCCTGCTTTGATGTAAAAATTTTTATCCAAATTTATAAAAAAGTACATAATGTACATAATATACATAATATGATATAATGGGAGGTGACAAGGAGGAATGAATAAGATGTTCACAGTTAATGCTACAGATGTACGCAAAGAATGGGCGGATTTCATCAATTCAGTTGTTCGGGAAAAACCTAAAATTATAAAGCGTACAAGGGATTATGTCTTTGTTTCTAATATAGATATGATTAAAGAAATGCTAAAAGCTTATACATTTACAGCAAATGTTCTAAATGAAGATGATGGTACTGTAACAATTTCTTTAAATGAAATCGACATTGTTGTCAATGGCAAAGATGAAGATGAAGCCTTAAATTTGCTTGTTGATGACATGATTGAATATGCAGAAGATTTTTATAATGACTTTCAATATTGGTATTCGGCTCCCAACCGCAGAGAACATCTACCTTATGTTTTAAATATACTGCTTCAAGATAATTCTGAAGGAGTTAAAAAGCTTATTAAATGCCAACGTGGAAAGAATTAAAGCGCTTTTTAGAAAGAGACGGTTGGGAATTGTATAAGCAAACAGATCATTACTTTTATATAAAGCGCGATAATGATGGGAGTATACGACGCACAAAGGTTTCAATGGGTA contains the following coding sequences:
- a CDS encoding type II toxin-antitoxin system HicA family toxin — protein: MPTWKELKRFLERDGWELYKQTDHYFYIKRDNDGSIRRTKVSMGSGEIKKHLWQEILKKQLQVTEEYFNSKI